One region of Balaenoptera ricei isolate mBalRic1 chromosome 5, mBalRic1.hap2, whole genome shotgun sequence genomic DNA includes:
- the CCDC96 gene encoding coiled-coil domain-containing protein 96, whose amino-acid sequence MDDRSDHTGDPEKEDGDVESLASRLSGIKTSSGPQSPAEPAEPEPEAVEASEEGAEPAESQERPAATEVADEKGPGEPEWPAEAEAEAEPGDLAEAGPEEPAKPEPEGGPEEPEKEEWEEKEEWEEEEEDEDEEEAEVAAEPRRKEIPSQVSLQQATAGKEEAAPDREAEREGQLAEEGEESEESEKKLVQGGLGKTEDELGDLGEGLELGSCDWTEEVQTQQEQQLRAELLEQYRSLMVARGRYQRYNIYLQHKILEALRKKKGLDAAEVPEKGAEPEAPEKEQAYLRHLAMLEDLRKQESDDLRWYHRELDQLKQQCKEKLSWAEKEWRRLQALKKQVVMQAMGSCRTRGGRQAALREVEQIQALEDKKEKEISAVRLENVQLKQSLVHFENRMRAQEDLTEGLLLIDFEQLKIENQTFNEKVEERNEELLKLRSKVTNNVQIITHVKEKLHFVDIENACKKSELMEIETQVALKRDILTKTKQARDSLRIDNIKLNQKCGLLGKEALLRDMEEKVDRTEELNQRLEALKHHHAGLILSCRGVKQNIREAKAFLPS is encoded by the coding sequence atggacgACCGCTCCGACCACACTGGCGACCCCGAGAAGGAAGATGGAGATGTGGAGAGCCTGGCCTCACGGCTGTCCGGGATCAAAACCAGCTCTGGCCCCCAGTCCCCGGCCGAACCCGCGGAGCCGGAGCCGGAGGCCGTAGAGGCTTCAGAGGAAGGCGCCGAGCCGGCCGAGTCCCAGGAACGGCCGGCTGCCACCGAGGTTGCTGACGAGAAGGGGCCCGGAGAGCCGGAGTGGCCGGCCGAGGCCGAGGCGGAGGCCGAGCCAGGGGACCTGGCGGAGGCCGGGCCTGAGGAGCCAGCCAAGCCGGAGCCCGAAGGCGGCCCCGAGGAACCAGAGAAGGAGgagtgggaggagaaggaggagtgggaggaggaggaggaggacgaggacgaggaggaggcGGAGGTGGCGGCGGAGCCGAGGAGGAAGGAAATCCCATCGCAGGTCTCTCTGCAGCAGGCCACGGCCGGCAAGGAAGAGGCTGCGCCAGATCGAGAGGCTGAGCGGGAAGGACAGCTGgcggaggaaggagaagagagcgAGGAGAGCGAGAAGAAGCTCGTGCAAGGAGGCCTGGGGAAGACCGAGGACGAGCTGGGGGATTTGGGCGAGGGGCTAGAGCTTGGGAGTTGCGATTGGACTGAGGAGGTGCAGACgcagcaggagcagcagctgCGCGCCGAGCTCCTGGAACAGTACCGCTCCCTGATGGTGGCGCGAGGCCGCTACCAGCGCTACAACATCTACCTGCAGCACAAGATCCTCGAGGCGCTGCGCAAGAAGAAGGGCCTGGATGCAGCCGAGGTGCCCGAGAAGGGCGCGGAGCCTGAAGCCCCCGAGAAAGAGCAAGCATACCTGCGCCATCTGGCCATGCTGGAGGATCTGAGGAAGCAGGAGTCAGATGACCTGCGCTGGTACCACCGCGAGCTGGACCAGCTGAAGCAGCAGTGCAAAGAGAAGCTCTCCTGGGCGGAGAAGGAATGGCGACGCTTGCAGGCACTCAAGAAGCAGGTGGTGATGCAGGCCATGGGCAGCTGTCGGACGAGGGGTGGTCGCCAGGCCGCTCTGCGAGAGGTGGAGCAGATCCAGGCGTTGGAGgataagaaggagaaggagataaGCGCCGTGAGGCTAGAGAATGTGCAGCTGAAGCAGAGTTTGGTGCATTTTGAAAACAGGATGAGGGCCCAGGAGGACCTGACAGAGGGCCTGCTCCTGATAGATTTTGAACAGCTTAAGATTGAGAACCAGACCTTCAATGAGAAAGTCGAGGAGCGAAATGAGGAGCTTTTGAAACTGCGCAGCAAGGTGACCAACAATGTGCAAATAATAACCCATGTGAAGGAAAAGTTACACTTTGTGGACATAGAAAATGCGTGTAAAAAGTCAGAGCTTATGGAGATTGAGACTCAGGTGGCCCTAAAGAGGGACATCTTGACCAAGACTAAGCAAGCCCGAGACAGCCTGCGGATTGACAACATCAAGCTGAATCAGAAGTGCGGGCTTCTGGGCAAGGAAGCACTCCTTCGGGACATGGAAGAGAAGGTGGACAGGACTGAAGAGCTCAACCAGCGCTTGGAAGCCCTGAAGCACCATCACGCTGGGCTTATTCTGTCCTGCAGAGGCGTGAAGCAGAACATCAGGGAGGCCAAAGCCTTTCTGCCTTCTTGA